In Halobaculum limi, one DNA window encodes the following:
- a CDS encoding mandelate racemase/muconate lactonizing enzyme family protein, whose product MSRNYDSLHDPNAEYTMRELSSETMGVTAKRGGGRDVEITDVQCTMVDGNFPWTLVRVYTDAGIVGTGEAYWGAGVPELIERMKPMIVGENPLDIDRLYEHLIQKMSGEGTVEGVTVTAISGIEIALHDLAGKILEIPAYQLLGGKYRDKMRVYCDCHTEEEADPEACADEAERVVEELGYDALKFDLDVPSGFEKDRANRHLRPGEIRHKAEIVEAVTERVKDRADVAFDCHWTFSGGSAKRLANAIEDYDVWWLEDPVPPENLEVQEEVTKSTVTPITVGENRYRVTEERRLIENQAVDIIAPDMPKVGGMRETRKIADVANQYYVPVAMHNVSSPVATMASAHVGAAIPNSLAVEYHSYELGWWDDLVEEDVIEDGYITIPEEPGIGVTLDMDVVEEHMVDGETLFDEA is encoded by the coding sequence ATGAGCAGGAATTACGACTCGCTGCACGACCCCAACGCGGAGTACACGATGCGGGAACTGTCCAGCGAGACGATGGGCGTGACGGCTAAGCGCGGCGGCGGGCGCGACGTGGAGATCACCGACGTCCAGTGTACGATGGTCGACGGCAACTTCCCGTGGACGCTCGTGCGCGTCTATACGGACGCGGGCATCGTCGGCACTGGCGAGGCGTACTGGGGCGCGGGCGTGCCCGAACTCATCGAGCGGATGAAGCCGATGATCGTCGGCGAGAACCCCCTCGACATCGACCGCCTGTACGAGCACCTCATCCAGAAGATGTCCGGCGAGGGGACCGTCGAAGGCGTCACCGTCACCGCCATTTCCGGCATCGAGATTGCGCTTCACGACCTCGCAGGCAAGATCCTCGAGATTCCGGCCTACCAATTGCTCGGCGGGAAGTACCGTGACAAGATGCGTGTCTACTGTGACTGTCACACCGAAGAAGAGGCCGACCCTGAGGCGTGTGCCGACGAGGCCGAACGCGTCGTCGAGGAACTCGGCTATGACGCGCTGAAGTTCGACCTGGACGTGCCCTCTGGCTTCGAGAAGGACCGCGCAAACCGGCACCTGCGACCCGGCGAGATCCGCCACAAGGCAGAGATCGTCGAGGCGGTGACCGAGCGCGTGAAAGACCGCGCGGACGTCGCGTTCGACTGCCACTGGACGTTCTCCGGCGGCAGCGCAAAGCGCCTCGCCAACGCCATCGAGGACTACGACGTCTGGTGGCTCGAAGACCCCGTTCCCCCGGAGAACCTCGAAGTCCAAGAGGAGGTCACAAAGTCCACCGTCACGCCGATCACGGTCGGCGAGAACCGCTACCGCGTGACCGAAGAGCGCCGTCTCATCGAGAATCAGGCGGTCGACATCATCGCACCCGATATGCCGAAGGTCGGCGGGATGCGCGAGACCCGCAAGATCGCAGACGTGGCGAACCAGTACTACGTCCCGGTCGCGATGCACAACGTCTCCTCACCGGTGGCGACGATGGCGAGCGCCCACGTCGGCGCGGCTATCCCCAACTCGCTGGCCGTCGAGTACCACTCGTACGAACTCGGCTGGTGGGACGACCTGGTCGAGGAGGACGTCATCGAGGACGGCTACATCACTATCCCCGAGGAACCCGGCATCGGCGTCACCCTCGATATGGACGTCGTCGAGGAGCACATGGTCGACGGCGAGACGCTGTTTGACGAGGCGTAA
- a CDS encoding DNA cytosine methyltransferase, giving the protein MWVERCLVCGRVFSHKDSTMPEDTPEGDSTVKTLDLFCGGGGLSTGFEQAGYDIVAGIDVNQDFLDTFEHNHDDSLAIQADLAEVDPAEFYDEHDIDTDEIDVVIGGPPCKGFSIAGKRDPEDERNSLVGSFIDHVGYVKPKVFVMENVPGIKSMEDGEVMRKIRQRYDEIGYSVKHDTLNAADYGVPQARRRVVFIGRADGEVPTFPERTHRPSKQSTLSGATLEPHATVREALVEKDFTGLPNHDKTNHSEEMMERISEVEPGESLYESFGDSWRRLEMDKPSLTVKENHNAPFIHPVEDRVGTVRECAVLQTFPDDYEFQGPKSKQLKVVGNAVPVELGRVIAEAIRADIDAMTDSTTATPTRQA; this is encoded by the coding sequence ATGTGGGTCGAAAGGTGTTTAGTGTGCGGCAGGGTCTTCAGTCATAAGGACTCCACAATGCCAGAAGATACGCCGGAAGGTGACTCGACGGTCAAGACGCTGGACCTCTTTTGTGGTGGCGGTGGATTATCGACAGGCTTCGAGCAGGCGGGGTATGATATCGTTGCGGGAATTGACGTCAATCAGGACTTTCTCGATACGTTTGAGCACAATCACGACGATTCACTCGCAATTCAAGCGGACCTCGCCGAGGTTGACCCTGCAGAGTTCTATGACGAACACGATATCGACACCGACGAGATAGACGTCGTGATTGGGGGGCCACCGTGCAAGGGCTTCTCGATCGCTGGCAAGCGAGACCCCGAGGACGAGCGGAACTCACTCGTCGGGAGTTTCATTGACCACGTCGGCTACGTCAAGCCGAAGGTCTTCGTGATGGAGAACGTCCCGGGGATCAAATCGATGGAAGATGGCGAGGTGATGCGCAAGATTCGCCAGCGGTATGATGAAATCGGCTATTCCGTCAAGCACGACACGCTCAATGCCGCAGATTATGGCGTTCCACAGGCTCGCCGACGCGTCGTGTTCATCGGGCGTGCTGACGGTGAGGTCCCAACCTTCCCCGAGCGAACGCACCGTCCCTCCAAGCAATCGACGCTGTCTGGTGCGACCTTAGAGCCGCACGCGACAGTTCGCGAAGCGCTCGTCGAGAAAGACTTCACGGGGCTACCGAATCACGACAAGACGAATCACAGCGAGGAGATGATGGAGCGCATCTCCGAGGTCGAACCTGGCGAGAGCCTCTACGAGAGCTTCGGTGACAGCTGGCGACGACTCGAGATGGACAAACCCTCGCTGACGGTCAAAGAGAATCACAACGCGCCGTTCATCCATCCCGTCGAGGACCGCGTCGGGACTGTTCGCGAGTGTGCAGTCCTCCAGACCTTCCCTGATGACTATGAGTTCCAGGGCCCCAAGAGCAAGCAGCTGAAAGTCGTCGGTAATGCCGTCCCTGTGGAACTTGGCCGGGTGATTGCGGAGGCGATTCGCGCTGATATTGACGCGATGACTGATTCAACTACTGCGACGCCCACTCGACAGGCCTAA
- a CDS encoding signal peptidase I, with protein sequence MVLVLVPFVVFAVPQVVGASHSYVVLSDSMSPEINAGDVVIVDDAPVDTIERGDVITYERPGGDQLVTHRVIEVRSDGDSTSYRTKGDANEDPDPTPIPASNVIGVVAFHIPLIGHVISFGGSDLGIVVFIIIPAVGLAVGEVYDLYQEATTDGDGGNG encoded by the coding sequence TTGGTCCTCGTACTCGTGCCGTTCGTCGTGTTCGCGGTGCCGCAGGTCGTGGGCGCAAGCCACTCGTACGTCGTTCTCTCTGACAGTATGTCGCCGGAGATCAATGCAGGTGACGTGGTCATCGTCGATGACGCTCCTGTCGACACCATCGAGAGGGGTGATGTGATCACCTATGAGCGGCCCGGCGGCGATCAGCTCGTTACCCACAGAGTGATCGAAGTTCGTTCGGACGGCGACAGCACGTCGTATCGTACCAAAGGCGACGCCAACGAGGACCCAGATCCCACACCCATTCCTGCGAGTAACGTGATCGGCGTCGTCGCATTCCATATCCCGTTGATCGGACACGTGATCTCTTTCGGTGGCTCTGATCTCGGCATCGTCGTGTTCATCATCATCCCGGCGGTCGGTCTCGCCGTCGGAGAGGTGTACGATCTCTATCAAGAAGCGACGACCGACGGCGACGGGGGTAATGGGTGA
- a CDS encoding DUF7344 domain-containing protein → MSTQSGDTGGDVGPDGPFSPDDDGPGELDRTEVFELLGNDRRRYTLHHLMRAKSAEISELAEHVAAWENNIDLKEVDSSQRRRAYVALHQTHLPRLDDAGVLSYESTRDEIELTEIGENLQVYMDVVQGNDIPWSEFYLGLSAFAAALITVAWLDIYPFSIGGDAAYAALIVGMFTLTSVVHLARSRRNRLGANTEPPTAR, encoded by the coding sequence GTGTCAACACAATCGGGTGATACGGGGGGTGACGTCGGGCCAGATGGACCGTTCAGCCCCGATGACGACGGACCCGGGGAGTTGGACCGGACGGAGGTGTTCGAGCTGCTCGGTAACGATCGGCGGCGGTACACACTCCACCATCTGATGCGGGCAAAGAGCGCCGAGATTAGCGAACTCGCAGAACACGTCGCCGCGTGGGAGAACAATATCGACCTCAAGGAGGTCGACTCCAGCCAGCGTCGGCGGGCGTACGTCGCACTCCACCAGACGCACCTCCCACGTCTTGACGATGCTGGCGTATTGAGCTACGAGTCAACCCGTGATGAGATCGAGTTGACCGAAATTGGAGAGAATCTCCAGGTGTATATGGACGTCGTACAAGGCAACGACATCCCCTGGAGCGAATTCTATCTCGGGCTATCGGCGTTCGCAGCAGCACTCATCACGGTTGCGTGGCTTGATATCTACCCCTTTTCAATCGGCGGCGATGCCGCGTACGCCGCACTCATCGTCGGTATGTTCACACTGACCAGCGTCGTTCACCTTGCTCGCTCGCGACGGAACCGGCTTGGCGCCAACACGGAGCCACCGACTGCTCGCTGA
- a CDS encoding TasA family protein yields the protein MIGATSAASGLGTWALLSDTEQTTGSVTTGTLDLRVGDDGTATIAIEDVEPGDAGISTVPVSNHGTVAGTLGLTVVDVRPNDSDGDSNPDTDKSGGPIAGIEFNGCGTADVEFAADAAFPISIEVHTRTGESNTSVETRTIEKSDTKSKTGGRPTTKLNGNGGLVAVSIDGQTWANPNPCVNDDARNDAASVALAKALTVDIGYADDKAAAGTAPLVEADPVWDLAVPKTAESDRTLSPGGEDDAPGSHAVLYVEWSVDADSEESIADGTVEIELQPVIHT from the coding sequence GTGATCGGCGCCACCAGCGCTGCGTCCGGCCTCGGCACGTGGGCACTTCTCTCAGACACAGAGCAAACTACTGGGAGCGTCACCACAGGGACGCTCGACCTCCGGGTGGGTGACGACGGCACGGCGACAATCGCGATCGAGGATGTCGAACCGGGCGACGCTGGCATCTCCACTGTCCCGGTATCGAACCACGGCACTGTCGCCGGCACGCTCGGCCTGACGGTTGTAGACGTTCGCCCGAACGATTCAGACGGCGACTCCAACCCAGATACGGACAAATCCGGTGGCCCCATCGCCGGGATCGAATTCAATGGGTGCGGTACTGCCGACGTAGAGTTCGCCGCTGATGCGGCGTTCCCGATTTCCATTGAGGTGCACACACGAACCGGGGAAAGCAACACGTCGGTCGAGACGCGTACGATTGAGAAGTCGGACACAAAATCGAAGACTGGTGGACGACCGACGACCAAACTGAACGGGAACGGCGGCCTCGTCGCCGTCTCGATCGATGGTCAGACCTGGGCGAACCCGAACCCTTGTGTGAACGATGATGCCAGGAACGACGCGGCGTCAGTTGCCCTCGCGAAGGCCCTGACAGTCGACATCGGCTACGCTGACGACAAGGCGGCGGCTGGGACCGCCCCGCTCGTTGAGGCGGACCCTGTATGGGACCTAGCGGTTCCCAAAACGGCAGAAAGCGACCGAACACTCTCTCCCGGGGGCGAAGACGACGCCCCGGGCTCGCACGCGGTGTTGTACGTCGAGTGGTCGGTGGATGCCGACTCGGAGGAGTCTATCGCAGATGGAACAGTTGAGATCGAATTGCAGCCAGTGATTCACACATGA
- a CDS encoding TasA family protein: MSDDDKNSGSTIELNRRRVLGALGTVGVASAGAGAGTFALFSDTETSSGNSVQAGTLDLTLGNGGSATLTASEVAPGDSGVSALQVNNDGNLDGSLDVNVSNVTPIDRNPEPEQSLDDTREFTIDYGFDNGSPQNQVSLQSEFGEVANVEIDLSSDPVVITADLPYALDPNGQFDDSITFAFDADNDGVEDFQLAARDYDDDDSLETVYDDASSLPSGSRNRNQSVPSGYDVRLENGNTRFVVEVPAGDLSDPFAVTGQANLAAYNPSTSGSNLDIPLIPGFGYNNPPVAGTSAFDGTATKMVEIQSGELRTLADMLDLTVTISSDSSQSSGDTFVASGKVNRLPMVDAEPNKPLPAGATNYVLVEYDLSPNVGNAVQKDAVEFDIEVDLNQEDSQ, translated from the coding sequence ATGTCCGACGACGACAAAAACAGCGGCTCGACGATCGAACTGAATCGCCGCCGGGTGCTCGGCGCGCTCGGCACTGTCGGTGTGGCCTCCGCGGGTGCGGGTGCGGGGACGTTCGCACTCTTCAGCGACACCGAGACGAGTAGCGGGAACAGCGTGCAGGCAGGGACGCTCGATCTGACACTCGGCAATGGTGGGAGTGCGACGCTCACGGCTTCCGAGGTTGCCCCCGGAGATTCTGGAGTCAGCGCGCTTCAGGTGAATAACGACGGGAATCTCGATGGTTCGCTTGACGTGAACGTCTCGAACGTCACCCCTATCGACCGGAATCCGGAGCCGGAGCAGTCGCTGGACGACACTCGTGAGTTCACGATCGATTACGGGTTCGACAACGGGAGCCCCCAGAATCAGGTCTCACTTCAGTCGGAGTTCGGCGAGGTCGCTAATGTCGAGATCGATCTGAGTTCGGATCCAGTAGTGATCACCGCAGATCTGCCGTACGCGCTGGACCCGAACGGTCAGTTCGACGACTCGATCACGTTCGCGTTCGACGCAGACAACGACGGTGTCGAGGACTTCCAACTAGCGGCTCGGGACTACGACGACGACGACAGCTTGGAGACGGTTTACGACGACGCAAGCAGTCTGCCGTCCGGCTCTCGGAACCGGAATCAGTCAGTACCGTCCGGCTACGACGTCCGTCTAGAGAACGGCAACACTCGGTTCGTCGTTGAGGTGCCCGCTGGGGACCTCTCGGATCCGTTCGCGGTCACGGGGCAGGCGAACCTCGCGGCTTACAACCCCTCCACTTCGGGGTCCAACCTCGATATCCCGCTTATCCCCGGATTCGGGTACAACAATCCGCCGGTCGCCGGGACGAGTGCGTTCGACGGCACCGCGACGAAAATGGTCGAGATCCAGTCCGGCGAACTTCGGACGCTCGCGGATATGCTCGACCTGACAGTGACGATCAGTTCCGACAGTTCCCAGAGTTCGGGGGACACCTTTGTCGCCTCCGGCAAGGTCAATCGGCTCCCAATGGTCGATGCCGAGCCGAACAAGCCGCTCCCCGCGGGCGCGACGAACTACGTCCTTGTGGAGTACGATCTGTCCCCGAACGTCGGAAACGCGGTCCAGAAGGACGCCGTGGAGTTCGACATCGAAGTCGATCTCAACCAGGAGGACTCGCAGTAA
- a CDS encoding TasA family protein translates to MRDDTSSSFELSRRGVLGGLVTMGAASAAAGAGTVALFSDEETSANNTVQAGTLDLTVNGSGSNAVIDVSNVVPEGSGSDSTTLRNAGTLPGYLTFGIKGFRTPENGVNDPESDADDEGDSFGQNSGGSHTGELAQNLELRVKLVVDGNDEYLIGHQPVNGDDGYVLASAITLGSYDLGNLQLSSGQSVEFVTDYRVYNAGNEIQSDSVEIEAAFALTQEAGQVTLPQTQTVSADAVGHQDDDYDAGIEFDYTNSLGQEATINDIHVQPADTDLILLSDQRGGTNYDEFSYNSDVHVETPSGDNDGWVDGDGDKFDVPGWVDLGSDGWNDSADQEAVLSAGSTATVNLYAFRNQSGNKEDMTGKQVRVTLDVTLADGTETFVPLVMTPV, encoded by the coding sequence ATGCGCGATGACACCAGTAGCTCGTTCGAGCTCTCCCGCCGCGGAGTGCTCGGCGGCCTCGTGACGATGGGCGCGGCATCGGCAGCCGCGGGTGCGGGCACGGTGGCGCTATTCAGCGACGAGGAGACCAGCGCGAACAACACGGTGCAGGCGGGCACGCTTGACCTGACGGTGAACGGGAGCGGATCGAATGCCGTCATCGATGTGTCGAACGTCGTCCCGGAGGGGAGCGGAAGCGACTCAACGACGCTTCGCAACGCCGGCACGCTCCCGGGGTACCTGACGTTCGGGATCAAAGGGTTCCGAACACCGGAGAACGGGGTCAACGACCCCGAGAGTGATGCCGACGACGAAGGAGATTCGTTTGGTCAGAATTCTGGCGGGTCACACACGGGCGAATTGGCCCAGAACCTCGAACTCCGGGTCAAGCTCGTAGTCGACGGGAACGACGAGTACCTGATCGGCCATCAGCCGGTGAATGGCGACGATGGCTACGTACTCGCGTCCGCGATTACGCTCGGCTCGTACGACCTTGGCAACTTGCAACTGTCGTCGGGCCAGTCTGTCGAATTCGTAACCGACTACCGTGTGTACAACGCGGGAAACGAGATTCAAAGCGACAGCGTCGAGATCGAGGCCGCGTTCGCGCTGACCCAAGAGGCCGGGCAAGTCACGCTCCCACAGACACAGACGGTGTCTGCGGACGCAGTCGGTCACCAAGACGACGATTACGACGCCGGCATCGAGTTCGACTACACCAACTCGCTGGGGCAAGAAGCGACGATCAACGATATCCACGTTCAACCGGCAGACACCGACTTGATCCTCCTCAGTGACCAGCGGGGTGGCACGAACTATGACGAATTTAGCTACAATTCTGACGTCCACGTGGAGACTCCGAGTGGTGACAACGACGGCTGGGTTGATGGTGACGGCGACAAGTTCGACGTGCCTGGCTGGGTTGATCTCGGGTCCGATGGATGGAACGACAGTGCCGATCAGGAAGCGGTTCTATCAGCGGGAAGCACAGCGACGGTGAACCTCTATGCGTTCCGTAACCAGAGTGGGAATAAAGAGGATATGACGGGCAAGCAGGTCCGCGTCACGCTAGACGTGACGCTCGCCGACGGCACCGAAACGTTCGTCCCGCTCGTGATGACGCCGGTCTGA